In the genome of Polaribacter sp. MED152, one region contains:
- the hemW gene encoding radical SAM family heme chaperone HemW: MSGIYIHIPFCKQACYYCNFYFSTSLKKKTELLDCLAKEIVLRKEELNNDVVETIYFGGGTPSILSTQEINNLIEAVYENFKVIDNPEITLEANPDDLSEEKIKELAASKINRLSIGVQSFFERDLKLMNRAHNAEESKKCLEIATQYFSNISVDLIYGIPDCSNEQWTENIHTALSYGVPHISSYALTVEPDTALERFIDKGVIKNVDDDKAEEQFLILTDELNAAGFIHYELSNFGKEDFFSKNNSAYWLGKSYLGIGPAAHSFDGVQRSWNVQNNTKYIKNILENELPIQREVLSVTDRYNEYVMTGLRTIWGVSLQRVESEFGKNYAKYLQMQAQKYIDQELLFIEDEVLKTTRKGKFLSDGLASDLFMLNLK; encoded by the coding sequence ATGAGTGGTATTTATATACATATTCCATTTTGTAAACAAGCCTGCTACTATTGCAACTTTTATTTTTCTACTTCATTAAAAAAGAAAACCGAATTATTAGATTGTTTAGCTAAAGAAATTGTTTTACGTAAAGAGGAATTAAATAATGATGTTGTAGAAACCATTTATTTTGGTGGTGGTACACCAAGCATTTTATCTACTCAAGAAATCAATAATTTAATTGAAGCGGTTTATGAAAACTTTAAAGTTATTGATAATCCAGAAATTACGCTAGAAGCTAATCCTGATGACTTATCAGAAGAAAAAATAAAAGAATTAGCAGCATCAAAAATTAACAGATTAAGTATTGGTGTACAGTCTTTTTTTGAGAGAGATTTAAAGCTAATGAATAGGGCACATAATGCAGAAGAATCTAAAAAATGTTTAGAAATAGCAACACAATATTTTTCAAATATCTCTGTAGATTTAATCTATGGTATTCCTGATTGTTCTAATGAACAATGGACAGAAAATATACATACAGCATTAAGTTATGGAGTTCCACATATTTCTAGTTACGCTTTAACAGTAGAACCAGATACAGCTTTAGAACGTTTTATAGATAAAGGTGTTATTAAAAATGTTGATGATGATAAAGCAGAAGAACAATTTCTGATACTTACAGATGAGCTAAATGCAGCTGGTTTTATTCATTATGAACTTTCCAATTTTGGTAAAGAAGATTTTTTCAGCAAAAATAATTCGGCTTATTGGTTAGGCAAATCTTATTTGGGGATTGGGCCTGCAGCACATTCTTTTGATGGTGTTCAACGTAGTTGGAATGTGCAGAACAATACCAAATACATTAAAAATATTCTAGAAAACGAATTACCAATACAAAGAGAAGTTTTATCTGTAACAGACAGGTATAATGAATATGTAATGACTGGTTTGCGCACAATTTGGGGTGTTTCATTACAAAGAGTTGAATCGGAATTCGGAAAAAATTACGCCAAGTATTTACAAATGCAAGCGCAAAAATATATAGATCAAGAATTACTTTTCATTGAAGATGAAGTGCTAAAAACAACTAGAAAAGGAAAATTTTTATCTGATGGTTTGGCCTCTGACTTGTTTATGCTAAATTTAAAATAA
- a CDS encoding magnesium and cobalt transport protein CorA, producing the protein MQENEFLKNTNFISYTESTYRKSEFDTLSSVDLHQKPVENVWVNTYGLEFLGCFKEVILKNKLDDFLIKLLMDKEHSNKVITLENMLFVSIRVLKTEDSYLDSEQMIFILNTDFLWSIQEKKGDYFDWIRKRLEGNKGIVRKKKIAYLLFLLIESIIDNYLETYQKHEAISSEILDASNIKPTPEFTSLVEKRKQELFNFKKATLSLRDTIIKLESVKIEGFNTRYFGELKEQTNNLISNIDFELQELESKINLIFSIQGHRLNEVMKTLTILSVIFIPLTFLAGIYGMNFEYMPELKFKYGYFILLGIMLLVTILCVWYFRKKKWF; encoded by the coding sequence ATGCAAGAAAACGAATTTCTTAAAAACACCAATTTTATAAGCTATACAGAAAGCACATATAGAAAAAGTGAGTTCGATACACTTTCTAGTGTAGACTTGCATCAAAAACCAGTAGAAAATGTTTGGGTAAATACATACGGACTTGAGTTTTTAGGTTGTTTTAAAGAAGTTATTCTAAAAAACAAATTGGATGATTTTTTGATTAAATTATTGATGGACAAAGAACATTCTAATAAAGTAATTACTTTAGAAAACATGCTTTTTGTTTCCATTAGAGTTTTAAAAACCGAAGATTCTTATTTAGATTCTGAACAAATGATTTTTATTTTAAACACCGATTTTTTATGGAGTATACAAGAAAAAAAAGGTGATTATTTTGATTGGATTCGCAAGCGTTTAGAAGGTAATAAAGGTATTGTTAGAAAGAAAAAAATAGCCTATTTATTATTTTTACTGATAGAATCTATCATTGACAATTACCTAGAAACCTATCAAAAACACGAAGCAATAAGTAGTGAAATCTTAGATGCTAGTAATATAAAGCCTACACCAGAATTTACATCTTTAGTAGAAAAAAGAAAACAAGAATTGTTTAATTTTAAAAAGGCAACTCTAAGTTTAAGAGATACTATTATTAAATTAGAAAGTGTAAAAATTGAAGGTTTTAACACTAGGTATTTTGGCGAATTAAAAGAACAAACGAATAATTTAATTTCCAATATCGATTTTGAATTGCAAGAACTAGAAAGTAAAATCAATTTAATTTTTAGTATTCAAGGTCATCGTTTAAATGAAGTAATGAAAACGCTTACTATTCTTTCTGTTATTTTTATTCCTTTAACATTTTTAGCAGGAATTTACGGAATGAACTTTGAGTATATGCCCGAACTCAAATTTAAATACGGCTATTTTATTTTATTAGGAATAATGCTATTGGTTACCATTCTTTGTGTTTGGTACTTTAGGAAGAAGAAATGGTTTTAG
- a CDS encoding cyclase family protein, translated as MKATIEYNSRKIEIDVSKPIDISIAIDVSKQNVNAWYLDDPKIFPEEVDGENISVENGAVVNFNSIHFNPHSHITHTECVGHITEKVHSVNQNLKHYFHLAELITIAPIEVDGDLVIATKQLKMALRNKKRDAVVIRTLPNLTDKKSMKYSNTNPTYLLEETAVFLKEKGIKHLLVDLPSVDKEKDEGKLLAHNAFWNTDGALRMDATITEFIYVPNEVTDGEYLLNLMVAPFENDATPSKPILYKINK; from the coding sequence ATGAAAGCAACCATTGAATATAACTCAAGAAAAATAGAAATTGATGTTTCAAAACCTATAGATATTTCAATTGCCATAGATGTTAGCAAACAAAATGTAAACGCCTGGTATTTAGATGATCCAAAAATTTTTCCAGAAGAAGTTGATGGTGAAAATATCTCTGTAGAAAATGGTGCAGTAGTAAACTTTAATTCAATTCATTTTAATCCACATTCGCATATTACGCATACAGAATGTGTTGGTCATATCACAGAAAAAGTACATTCAGTAAATCAGAATTTAAAGCATTATTTTCATTTAGCAGAGCTTATCACCATTGCTCCAATAGAGGTTGATGGAGATTTAGTTATTGCAACTAAGCAATTAAAAATGGCTCTAAGGAATAAAAAGAGAGATGCTGTTGTAATACGAACCTTACCCAATCTTACAGACAAAAAGAGCATGAAGTATTCGAACACAAATCCTACCTATTTGTTAGAAGAAACAGCTGTGTTTTTAAAAGAAAAAGGCATAAAGCATTTGTTGGTAGATTTACCTTCTGTAGATAAAGAAAAAGATGAAGGCAAATTGTTAGCACATAATGCATTTTGGAACACAGATGGGGCTTTACGAATGGATGCAACCATCACAGAATTTATTTATGTACCAAATGAAGTTACTGATGGTGAATATTTGTTAAACTTAATGGTTGCACCTTTTGAAAATGATGCAACACCAAGTAAACCAATTTTGTATAAAATTAATAAGTAA
- a CDS encoding FUSC family membrane protein yields the protein MINAFLRYIKSLQFLKALLIAIAMAIPVFVSVYFFDSIDIGFGIALGSILCVPADTNGSLNHKFYGILSSIVLTFTITLLVGYFSHFLPILVPLLVFLIFTVSYISVFGFRASLISLSGLLALVLAFAYDSSEISILQHSICIAIGGIWYLTLTISTQVLFPQVQTDYLFVNLLEKTADFIKSRGDLLIAKDDRTVLLEKNFVLQTEINELHETLREVILEKRANAGFSNRIRRQQLVFSRIMEIYELAISNAIDYKKFDDLFENHPEKIDEFKVLIYEISNHLKHLSKVILKEEKLNFTNSFDILLKKIENQIELYELQVGLPESREEVILLLNYKTYQEKQIQNLIDIGRILTKYYKNDKIRGIKDAEQFITPIDYDIKKLKDNFNIKSPIFRHSLRLTITTIVGFFIGNLLELQQSYWILLTIIVIMRPSYSLTKDRVKSRVIGTILGALVGVAIVLVTQNTIIYAVIALISLVIGFSLIKQNYRNGAAFITLYVIFMYALISSNVLEVIQFRVFDTLIGAVLAFVGNYLLWPVWEAKNMKEFLIDTVKGFETYLNEINNFYHEKGETATSYNLARKQAFLKVGNLNAAYQRLMQEPKSKKENSALIYDVVTISNTFLSSLSALSMFIKNNERGLAPEQFEIYVKHILTNLQHVISSNSSKKIDSLDNQELKTAERNYSNYYKDLSVTRDLEIKEGIPISDELKIALHETQLVFGQVQWLYSLSTNLVQKIGKL from the coding sequence ATGATTAACGCATTTTTACGATACATAAAAAGTCTGCAATTTTTAAAGGCACTATTAATTGCAATAGCGATGGCTATTCCTGTTTTTGTATCTGTATATTTTTTTGATAGTATAGACATTGGTTTTGGTATTGCTTTAGGATCTATCTTGTGTGTACCTGCAGATACAAATGGTAGTTTAAACCATAAATTTTATGGTATTTTATCTTCTATTGTACTCACCTTTACAATTACGCTTTTAGTTGGTTACTTCAGCCACTTTTTACCAATATTAGTTCCGCTTTTAGTTTTTCTGATTTTCACGGTTTCCTATATTTCTGTTTTCGGGTTTAGAGCTTCGTTAATTTCATTATCGGGTTTATTGGCTTTGGTTTTAGCATTTGCTTATGACAGTTCAGAAATTTCGATATTACAACATTCTATTTGTATTGCAATTGGTGGTATTTGGTATTTAACCTTAACCATTTCAACCCAAGTATTATTTCCTCAAGTTCAAACAGATTATCTATTTGTAAACTTATTAGAAAAAACAGCCGATTTTATAAAATCTAGAGGTGATTTATTAATTGCAAAGGATGATAGAACTGTTCTTTTAGAAAAGAATTTTGTGCTCCAAACAGAAATTAACGAACTTCATGAAACCTTAAGAGAAGTTATTTTAGAAAAAAGAGCTAATGCTGGTTTTAGCAATAGAATTAGACGTCAGCAGTTAGTATTTTCTAGAATTATGGAGATTTATGAATTGGCCATTTCTAATGCTATAGATTATAAAAAATTTGATGATTTGTTTGAAAATCATCCTGAAAAAATTGATGAATTTAAAGTACTGATTTATGAAATTTCGAATCATTTAAAACATCTATCTAAAGTAATTTTAAAAGAAGAAAAATTAAATTTTACCAATAGTTTTGACATCCTTCTAAAAAAAATAGAAAATCAAATTGAATTGTATGAGCTACAAGTTGGGTTGCCTGAATCTAGAGAAGAAGTAATCTTGTTATTGAACTACAAAACGTATCAAGAAAAGCAAATTCAGAATTTAATTGATATTGGTAGAATACTTACCAAATACTATAAAAATGATAAAATTAGAGGTATAAAAGATGCTGAGCAATTCATTACCCCTATAGATTACGACATTAAAAAGTTAAAGGATAATTTTAATATTAAATCGCCCATATTTAGACATTCTTTAAGATTAACAATTACCACAATTGTTGGTTTCTTTATTGGTAATCTATTAGAATTGCAACAATCTTACTGGATTTTATTAACCATAATTGTAATTATGAGACCTAGTTACAGTTTAACAAAAGACAGAGTTAAAAGTAGGGTTATTGGTACAATTTTAGGTGCATTGGTTGGTGTTGCTATAGTTTTAGTTACGCAGAACACCATTATTTATGCTGTTATTGCTTTAATTTCTTTGGTTATTGGTTTTTCTTTAATTAAACAGAACTACAGAAATGGTGCTGCATTTATAACGCTTTATGTAATTTTTATGTATGCGCTTATTTCATCTAATGTATTAGAAGTTATACAGTTTAGAGTATTTGATACCTTAATTGGTGCAGTTTTAGCTTTTGTTGGAAATTATCTATTATGGCCTGTTTGGGAAGCGAAGAACATGAAAGAGTTTTTAATAGATACTGTAAAAGGTTTTGAAACTTATTTGAATGAAATCAACAACTTTTATCATGAAAAAGGAGAAACTGCAACGAGTTACAACTTAGCTAGAAAACAAGCATTCTTGAAAGTTGGTAATTTAAATGCAGCCTATCAAAGGTTAATGCAAGAGCCAAAATCTAAAAAAGAGAATAGTGCTTTAATTTATGATGTTGTTACCATTAGCAATACTTTCTTATCTTCTCTTTCTGCTTTAAGTATGTTTATTAAAAATAACGAAAGAGGTCTAGCTCCAGAACAATTTGAGATTTATGTAAAACATATTTTAACTAATTTACAACATGTAATTTCTTCGAATTCTTCAAAAAAAATTGATTCTTTAGATAACCAAGAGTTGAAAACTGCAGAAAGAAATTATTCTAATTATTACAAAGATTTATCAGTTACTAGAGATCTGGAGATTAAAGAGGGCATACCCATTTCTGACGAACTAAAAATTGCCTTGCATGAAACACAATTAGTGTTTGGTCAAGTACAATGGTTGTATAGTTTATCTACTAATTTAGTACAAAAGATTGGTAAACTTTAA
- a CDS encoding peptidoglycan DD-metalloendopeptidase family protein has translation MDRKLQHEKFKNWAKNYNFSLTDLFPTIGKTEICHIDLSKENTIVRTEAEFNNPTYFEGKLAEIQAENNKAIITGGYLEKRSLYTSDIYNAENSEAKRNIHLGVDFWLAAGTAVHAFLDGEIICAVHQKSHKGYGGFVILKHKLDDFIFYTLYGHLSEESLKKYSVGSKLKKGDKIGDLGNYDENGAWVPHLHFQVMLTLLDYKNDFPGVALESEIDFWKEICPNPNYLLKSDVLNNW, from the coding sequence ATGGATAGAAAACTACAGCATGAAAAGTTCAAAAATTGGGCTAAAAATTATAATTTTTCATTAACAGATTTGTTCCCAACAATTGGTAAAACAGAAATTTGTCATATAGATTTGAGCAAAGAAAATACCATTGTAAGAACAGAAGCTGAATTTAATAATCCTACTTATTTTGAAGGAAAACTAGCTGAAATTCAAGCAGAAAACAATAAAGCCATAATTACTGGTGGTTATTTAGAAAAACGATCTTTATACACATCAGATATTTATAATGCAGAAAATTCTGAAGCCAAAAGAAACATACATTTAGGTGTTGACTTTTGGTTGGCTGCTGGCACTGCTGTTCATGCTTTTTTAGATGGAGAAATAATTTGTGCTGTGCATCAAAAATCGCACAAAGGCTATGGAGGTTTTGTAATCTTAAAACACAAGTTAGATGATTTTATTTTTTATACTTTATATGGGCATTTGTCTGAAGAAAGTTTGAAAAAATATAGTGTGGGAAGTAAGCTCAAAAAAGGTGATAAAATAGGTGATTTAGGTAACTATGATGAAAATGGTGCTTGGGTGCCTCATTTGCATTTTCAAGTAATGCTAACTTTATTAGATTACAAAAATGATTTTCCTGGTGTTGCTTTAGAAAGCGAAATTGATTTTTGGAAAGAAATTTGCCCTAACCCAAACTATTTATTGAAAAGTGATGTGCTAAATAATTGGTAG
- a CDS encoding MmcQ/YjbR family DNA-binding protein: MNIEQLRDYCISKKGVTEHFPFDEVTLVFKVMHKMFALVGLNHWENGDQKINLKCNPEKALELRAEFDGVSAGFHMNKKHWNTVLINDSDVSDQLVFQLIDHSYDLVVQGLTKKAKAELENL; encoded by the coding sequence ATGAACATAGAACAATTAAGAGATTATTGCATTTCAAAAAAAGGCGTCACAGAGCATTTTCCTTTTGATGAGGTTACTTTGGTGTTTAAAGTAATGCACAAAATGTTTGCTTTGGTAGGCTTAAATCATTGGGAAAATGGTGATCAGAAAATTAACTTAAAATGTAATCCTGAAAAAGCTTTAGAATTAAGAGCTGAGTTTGATGGAGTTTCTGCTGGCTTTCATATGAATAAGAAACATTGGAACACAGTACTTATAAATGATTCGGATGTTTCAGATCAATTGGTTTTTCAATTAATCGACCATTCTTATGATTTGGTTGTTCAAGGACTAACCAAAAAAGCGAAAGCTGAATTAGAAAATTTGTAA
- the ade gene encoding adenine deaminase, with the protein MIIQGNIVDIQNRNIFKGEIEVKGDKIIDVRESNHTNESYIIPGFVDAHIHIESSMLVPSEFAKIAVVHGTVATVSDPHEIANVLGVEGVNFMIENGKKVPLKFNFGAPSCVPATSFESAGAIINADDIKLMMENSDIKYLAEMMNYPGVLFDDEEVLAKIQHAKNNHKPIDGHAPGLRGEDVSKYIAAGISTDHECFSFEEAKEKLEKGMKVIIREGSAAKNFEALIELLPDNFENMMFCSDDKHPDDLLIGHINQLCERALAKGIDVFKVLQAACVNPVKHYNLDVGLLQKNDFADFIVVDDLKHFNVLETYINGELVAKNGASYVKHVPFEVLNNFNTNLKKVEDFMFESSSSKIKVIEALDGELVTNKIEVASLIENGNLVSNTATDVLKMTVVNRYENADSSIAFIKNFGLKEGAIASSVGHDSHNIIAVGVSDEMICKAVNLIIKNRGGVCAVTASKEKIVSLPVAGIMSDKPAKEIGEAYAALDKMAKEMGSQLKAPYMSLSFMALLVIPSLKLSDKGLFDGTSFKFTSLEVN; encoded by the coding sequence ATGATCATTCAAGGGAACATAGTCGATATTCAAAATCGTAATATTTTTAAGGGAGAAATAGAGGTAAAGGGCGATAAGATTATAGATGTTCGTGAATCAAATCATACCAATGAAAGCTATATTATTCCTGGCTTTGTAGATGCACATATTCATATTGAAAGCTCTATGCTTGTGCCTTCTGAATTCGCAAAAATTGCGGTTGTTCATGGCACAGTTGCTACAGTTTCAGATCCTCACGAAATTGCAAATGTATTAGGTGTAGAGGGAGTAAATTTTATGATTGAAAATGGAAAAAAAGTTCCGTTAAAATTCAATTTTGGAGCACCAAGTTGTGTGCCAGCAACTTCCTTTGAAAGTGCAGGAGCTATTATTAATGCTGATGACATCAAACTAATGATGGAAAATTCAGACATTAAATATTTAGCAGAGATGATGAATTATCCAGGTGTTTTATTTGATGATGAAGAAGTTTTGGCTAAAATTCAACACGCAAAAAACAACCATAAGCCTATAGATGGGCATGCACCTGGTTTACGAGGTGAAGATGTTAGTAAATATATTGCAGCTGGTATTTCTACAGATCACGAATGTTTTTCTTTTGAGGAAGCAAAAGAGAAGCTAGAAAAAGGAATGAAAGTAATTATTAGAGAAGGTTCTGCTGCCAAAAACTTTGAAGCTTTAATTGAGCTACTGCCAGATAATTTTGAAAATATGATGTTTTGTTCTGATGATAAACATCCAGATGATTTATTAATAGGTCACATTAATCAGTTGTGTGAAAGAGCATTGGCTAAGGGTATTGACGTTTTTAAAGTTCTTCAGGCTGCTTGTGTGAATCCTGTTAAGCATTATAATTTAGACGTGGGTTTACTTCAGAAAAATGATTTTGCCGATTTTATAGTGGTGGATGATTTAAAGCATTTTAATGTATTAGAAACGTATATTAATGGTGAATTAGTAGCCAAAAACGGAGCTTCTTATGTAAAACATGTGCCTTTTGAAGTGTTAAACAATTTTAATACTAACTTAAAGAAAGTGGAAGATTTTATGTTTGAATCTTCATCATCAAAAATTAAGGTAATTGAAGCTTTGGATGGAGAATTGGTGACTAATAAAATTGAAGTAGCATCTTTAATAGAAAATGGAAATTTAGTTTCCAATACAGCTACTGATGTTTTAAAAATGACAGTTGTAAACCGTTATGAAAATGCTGATTCTTCAATTGCATTTATTAAAAATTTCGGTTTAAAAGAAGGGGCAATAGCAAGTTCTGTTGGGCATGATTCTCATAACATAATCGCTGTTGGAGTTTCTGATGAAATGATTTGTAAAGCTGTAAATTTAATCATTAAAAATAGAGGTGGAGTTTGTGCAGTTACTGCATCTAAAGAAAAAATAGTTTCTTTACCTGTGGCAGGAATTATGTCAGACAAACCAGCCAAAGAAATTGGAGAAGCCTATGCAGCTTTAGACAAAATGGCAAAAGAAATGGGTAGCCAATTAAAGGCACCTTACATGAGTTTGTCTTTTATGGCGCTTTTGGTGATACCTTCTTTAAAATTGTCAGATAAAGGTTTGTTTGATGGCACTAGCTTCAAGTTTACCTCTCTTGAAGTAAATTAA
- the ruvC gene encoding crossover junction endodeoxyribonuclease RuvC: MATEKIILGIDPGTTIMGFGLIKIVGKKMEFIQMNELILKKYDDHYLKLKLIFERTVELIDTYHPDEIAIEAPFFGKNVQSMLKLGRAQGVAMAAGLSREIPITEYLPKKIKMAITGNGNASKEQVALMLKSLLNLKTLPKNLDATDGLAAAVCHYYNSGKVVGGKNYSGWASFVKQNEKRVKK; the protein is encoded by the coding sequence TTGGCAACTGAAAAAATAATTTTAGGTATAGATCCAGGTACTACAATTATGGGGTTTGGTCTCATAAAAATTGTAGGTAAAAAGATGGAGTTTATTCAAATGAATGAATTGATTCTAAAAAAATACGATGACCATTATCTAAAACTTAAATTAATTTTTGAAAGAACAGTAGAGCTTATAGATACTTATCATCCAGATGAAATTGCTATAGAAGCGCCTTTTTTTGGTAAGAATGTGCAATCTATGTTAAAGTTAGGTAGAGCACAAGGTGTAGCTATGGCTGCAGGTTTGTCTAGAGAAATACCGATTACGGAATACCTTCCAAAAAAAATAAAAATGGCAATTACAGGTAATGGAAATGCCAGTAAAGAGCAAGTAGCTTTAATGCTAAAATCGTTACTTAATTTAAAAACGCTTCCTAAAAATTTAGATGCTACAGATGGTTTAGCAGCAGCAGTTTGTCATTATTACAATTCTGGTAAAGTAGTGGGTGGTAAAAACTATTCTGGTTGGGCAAGTTTTGTGAAGCAGAACGAAAAAAGAGTAAAAAAATGA
- the mnmD gene encoding tRNA (5-methylaminomethyl-2-thiouridine)(34)-methyltransferase MnmD has product MKREIFITSDGSTSIHLPDWDEQYHSKHGAIQEAKHVFIKTGLHKYLEKNTNQLAILEIGFGTGLNAFITYLETKSKNISISYVGAEAYPIAKDEVISLNYVSELKAEEFKDDFNLIHNIPWEENHKISDSFSLLKRKQFFQDIDDVASFDLIYFDAFGAKNQPELWTEAIFKKMYIALKQGGILTTYSAKGSVRRAMQAVGFIVERLEGPPGKREMLRATKS; this is encoded by the coding sequence TTGAAAAGAGAAATATTTATAACTTCAGACGGTTCTACCAGTATTCATCTTCCAGATTGGGATGAACAATATCATTCTAAACATGGTGCAATACAAGAGGCAAAACACGTTTTTATAAAAACAGGTTTGCACAAATACCTAGAAAAAAACACAAATCAATTGGCTATTTTAGAAATTGGTTTTGGTACTGGGTTAAATGCATTTATTACCTATTTAGAAACAAAAAGTAAAAATATTTCTATTTCATATGTGGGTGCAGAAGCTTATCCAATTGCAAAAGATGAGGTGATAAGTTTAAATTATGTTTCTGAGTTAAAAGCAGAAGAATTTAAAGATGATTTTAATTTGATACATAACATCCCTTGGGAAGAAAATCATAAAATATCAGATTCTTTTAGTTTATTAAAAAGAAAACAGTTTTTTCAAGACATAGATGATGTAGCTTCTTTTGATTTGATTTATTTTGATGCTTTTGGAGCAAAGAATCAACCAGAATTATGGACAGAAGCTATTTTTAAGAAAATGTATATTGCTTTAAAACAAGGTGGAATTTTAACTACCTATTCAGCAAAAGGTAGCGTTAGAAGAGCAATGCAGGCTGTAGGATTTATAGTAGAAAGATTAGAAGGCCCACCAGGAAAAAGAGAAATGTTAAGAGCAACTAAAAGCTAA
- a CDS encoding 5-formyltetrahydrofolate cyclo-ligase encodes MTKSELRKIYKEKRQQLSANVIQQFTSNIYEQVYNLDISQVKTAHIFLTLKKFKEIDTTPIIDYLRSENIKIVVSKSDFTNNTLSHFYLEKDTQIELNKYEIPEPKNAIQAKETDLDLVFVPLLISDENNFRVGYGKGFYDRFLAKCRKDVITVGLNFFKPVDEITDKNEFDIPLDKVIYPKN; translated from the coding sequence ATGACAAAAAGTGAGCTTAGAAAAATATATAAAGAAAAAAGACAACAATTGTCTGCTAATGTAATTCAGCAATTTACCTCTAATATTTATGAACAAGTATATAATTTAGATATTTCTCAAGTAAAAACTGCTCATATTTTCTTGACTTTAAAAAAGTTTAAAGAGATTGATACAACACCAATTATCGATTATTTAAGAAGTGAAAATATTAAAATTGTAGTTTCGAAAAGTGATTTCACCAACAATACATTGTCTCATTTTTATTTAGAAAAAGACACACAAATTGAACTTAATAAATACGAAATTCCTGAACCCAAAAATGCAATTCAGGCAAAAGAAACAGATTTAGATTTGGTATTTGTGCCTCTTTTAATTTCTGATGAAAATAACTTCAGAGTGGGTTATGGTAAAGGTTTTTACGATCGATTTTTAGCGAAATGTAGAAAAGATGTAATCACAGTTGGTCTTAATTTTTTTAAACCTGTTGATGAAATTACTGATAAAAATGAGTTCGATATTCCACTAGATAAAGTCATTTATCCTAAAAACTAG
- a CDS encoding alpha/beta fold hydrolase, with translation MKPKSSKRKYWLYTLLIALILAINSVVYSDIFVDELKVEYANQYSKFIEIDGMQVHYRIEGEGFPIVLIHGTASSLHTWDAWTKELKKTNTIIRMDLPAFGLTGPNKTADYSIKSYTTFLDQFLNEIAIDSFHLAGNSLGGNIAWNYAAEHPNKVDKLILVDASGLPTNKPQPAVFKMAKTPVVSNLFLYVTPKFFINKNMQEVYADDTKITDDLVSRYHKMALREGNRQAFIDRARMDFKLGSKANIDKLKSIQNSTLLIWGAQDNWIPLDNGKRMDSVMHNSKLAVLENSGHVPMEENPEESLAILKSFLND, from the coding sequence ATGAAACCTAAATCATCTAAGAGAAAATATTGGTTATATACACTTTTAATTGCTTTAATTCTTGCAATAAATAGTGTAGTATATTCAGATATTTTTGTTGATGAATTAAAGGTTGAATATGCCAATCAATACTCTAAGTTTATAGAGATTGACGGTATGCAAGTACATTACAGAATTGAAGGAGAAGGTTTTCCAATCGTCCTAATTCATGGTACAGCATCTTCTTTACATACTTGGGATGCTTGGACTAAAGAATTAAAGAAAACCAATACCATAATTAGAATGGATTTGCCTGCTTTTGGTTTAACAGGTCCAAATAAAACTGCAGATTATTCTATAAAATCATACACCACCTTTTTAGATCAATTTTTAAACGAAATAGCAATCGATAGTTTTCATTTGGCAGGTAATTCTTTAGGAGGAAATATTGCTTGGAATTATGCAGCAGAACATCCTAATAAAGTTGATAAACTAATTTTGGTAGACGCTAGTGGATTGCCAACCAATAAACCTCAACCAGCTGTGTTTAAAATGGCAAAAACACCAGTTGTAAGCAATTTGTTTTTATATGTAACCCCAAAGTTTTTCATCAATAAAAACATGCAAGAGGTTTATGCTGATGATACAAAAATTACAGATGATTTAGTTAGTAGATATCATAAAATGGCATTAAGAGAAGGCAACAGACAAGCCTTTATAGATAGAGCAAGAATGGATTTTAAATTGGGCTCTAAAGCAAATATTGATAAGCTAAAGAGCATACAAAATTCAACCTTATTAATTTGGGGAGCACAAGATAATTGGATTCCTTTAGATAATGGAAAACGTATGGATAGTGTTATGCATAACTCTAAATTGGCAGTTTTAGAAAATTCTGGGCATGTACCTATGGAAGAAAATCCTGAAGAGAGTTTAGCTATTTTGAAATCTTTTTTAAATGATTAA